Below is a genomic region from Candidatus Binatia bacterium.
GCTGGCGCCCGCAGATCGTCTGGTTCGGCGAGCCGCTGCCCGGCGCGGTCTGGCGCGAAGCCGAGACGGCTGCCGCACGGGCCGACGTCATTCTCGTCGTCGGCACGAGCGCGGTCGTCTATCCGGCGGCGGCGCTCGCGATGCGCTACAACGAGCGCGCCTACGTCGCGGAGATCAATCCCGAAGCGACGGCGATCAGCGAGCGCGTGGATTGCGCGCTGCGCGGCACCGCG
It encodes:
- a CDS encoding Sir2 family NAD-dependent protein deacetylase, whose amino-acid sequence is WRPQIVWFGEPLPGAVWREAETAAARADVILVVGTSAVVYPAAALAMRYNERAYVAEINPEATAISERVDCALRGTAAALLPKIVSARGGARGAALAREERVDR